Genomic window (Magnolia sinica isolate HGM2019 chromosome 6, MsV1, whole genome shotgun sequence):
gaagggaccacacaaatatcagcttgatccaaaacttttgtagcatacaagaagtttttaaatggTCAAGCACCACATGTGGTGTAATCCACACCTGAgattttggatctgtttcatttttgagatcaggAGAGcttttaaaaacggatggacggcgtggatgtaaggcacatgcattaatgtggccccacaatcagggatccaccAAACCGCGCCCTTGCAAATGCTTAGTGGGTGATACCCTTaccgtaggcccaccttgatgatattctgtatatccaccccgtctattCGTTTTTAAAGCCCATTTTAGAACCAGATAAAGAACATTAAGTACATCCAAATCCCAGGTCGACCACACAAAAAGCAACggtgatgattgaacactcaccattagaAAATCCCCCAGGCTCACTGTAAGAAgattcgtaatgtttatttgtcatccaacccgttgataaggtttataaaaaaaaaaaaaaaaaaactctatgaaagaaaaatgtaaatattagcttgatccaaaactttttgtggcctacaaaaagcttttaatgatcattcaacaccttttccagtagtgtggtccactaaatatATGGATCTTATCAAATTCTGGAATAAATTCCTTAAATGAGGTTTAacaacgtatggacggcgtggatatgaaatatattaatcaaggtgggccccacaagataaGGGTAACACCAACTAAGccgttacccgggtaacagctaatccgctcccgatgGTTACCGACCgtttaaaccctaaaccctacgcTGCCGCTAGCCGAACAACCCAAGCGGGAAGAGAGAGATCCTCTTCCTCCTGtgcctagggttagggtttttgttTCCCCTTCTCCTCAGGCTCGTAAGCTACTGTTAGGGTTTCTCCTTCCTCCTCAGGATCGAAAGAAATGCGGCCTCCGAGGGGCCGTGGCGGCGGTTTCAGGGGCAGAGATGGTGGCCGCTTTGGAGGCCGTGGCGGTGGTGGCCGCTTTGGAGGCCGTGGCGGAGGATTTCGTGACGAAGGACCCCCTGCTGAAGTCATAGGTCAGTTCtatcttgtgggacccacctttttgtGATCtgtaccattgatctgatggtcgtCACAGGGGATGGTGGGTGCTCCGAAAATCTTCCGGATCGGAGCGTCCCAACTCCCCTATGATCTTTGGACCATTTTCTGTGGAATGTGTTTTGTCACTGTTTTTCCTTCTCAACCGTCTATTGGTAGACCGTTTATCCGAGGGTCAGGATGTTCCAATATGGAATTGTTTCGAAGCATGCCTAATCCATGGTGTGGCCATTCAGATCATTGGTTTGGATCACCGAGGCATGAGCCCCATATGTGTTGAATCTACGCATCAGGAAGCTGTATGCTCGCTATGGTGTGGGACCCTGTCGTTCTTTTTTCTCTGATTAAGGACTGGTTCAGTAGTCCAACGGGCCACCTGAAATTGTGGTCTGGTTGTCGCTCCCAGAAGCCAATCATATAGGAGGCCCCCATCATGTGTCCTCCATTTTTAGAACCATGGCTGTATGCTTAAGGGGTCGTTGGGATGCCTATAAAAATTTTAAGTTGCAACCACATTGCACTTGACACTTGTTTCAAGTGTGAAGTGTTTTCAGTatgtcctgtttggctttaagttgtaaagtGTTTACCAATTTTTtgtgtttggctttaagttgtaaagtGTTTGCAAGTAAACAGTATTGTATGTTTGGGTTACCTATGAAGTGTGTACACTTCCCATTAGAGAGATTCaaactaagggcatgtttggatgcctgtaagttgggttagTTGGAAgttacttacagggaagtcacttacggGTGTTGTTTGGGGGAAGAAATTcacttgtaagtcacttacaacctgtaagtcactaaCAGGCAAAACTGCCAGGAAACTTCCAGGGGCTGGGGTGAGAattcacttccctgtaagtgacttacaggcccAACGGTCTGATTTTTCGAAACATGGGAAGAGGGGGAAACACACCAACAACTACTTGCaaccggctctctctctctctccctccctccctacaATCGGTGATGTGTGTCTCTCCCTCTCCATATCTGCAGTCGATTGGGCAGTAGGgttatgttcttttttttttttttttttcttttttctgcatTTGAATAGGCCCCAATTTGGTGAGGCCGTGATAGTGGAGCCCACACCTTTGTatgtttgtatatccacgccgttcattagtTTTTGCTAACTCCTTTTAGGGCTTGGGCCCAAACATGAAGCaaaaccaaatctcaggtgggccacactacaggaaacaatggtgattgaatctccaccataaaaaactttctagggcccactgtaatgtttatttgccatccaacctgttgataagggcaCAAAGATCTaggtgaaggaaaaacacaaatgtcagcttgatccaaaacttctgtggcccatggtttatttttatttaaattcatacaTCAATGCACTTGTTTACATCCATGGCCCTACAATGATGAGACATATCCTGGAGTTCATAACAGCACATTGATCCTAGTCAGTGATCAAAGGCCAGACCTTTCTCCTGTTGACTCTGGATTACCAGTTGAACATTTGCTTGATGCACCATTGTGGTGCCCACAGCTGATAGTATAATATCTGGTCCATCACTACACCTTAACTATCAATCACAAATGTTCCAAAATCTTTTAATGATGACCACCCTTATCTCCACGTTCCTTGCGGTGTTGCCCACTTGACCGTTAGAATGGACATTATTTAGGCATCCAATCATATTGGTCAGAAGCACCATCTCActagattggatgacatatacagtccatggtaggccccacaaatattagtataattttttttttaatggcattcATCCTTATCCCAATTGCTGCTTGTGGTACGGCCAACTTGATTGTTGGAATGTGGACaaccccccccttttttttgccCAACTGATGCTTGGTTTAGCCCAAGGATAGGATTGTCCCAAGTATTAATCAATGCTCTACCCAATGACCCTCTTATATAATGCCCTTTAATGGAATTTGAAGATTTCTGAGGATTCACCACTCCAAGCTTTGTTTGGTGTGAATATCCTCCACTTTCAAACTGGTAAACACTTTATTTTTTGAACAAACCTGTAAATACTTTATGGATTACTCAAATACAGAAAACTGCTTACCTGTAAACACTTTACAACTTAAAACCAAACAAGACAGTTTTTAAATACTTTACACCTTAAATTAGTAAACACTTTACGCCTGTAAAGACTTTCAGTTGTAAAGTTTTTACAACTTAAAATTTTACAAGCATCTAAACGACCCttaactagagctgggcaaaacagaCCCGATCCGACATGATCAGAACCgatccgacggtctggatcggtgcaGATCGGGTAGCTCCATCCAGATCCGAAATcttttcgggtcgagttcggattgaccctgatccgacccgacccgaaaacccgatccgaatggatctggACAGATtcgatcctacccgatccagaGTATCTCTTAtcatacttctactttttccctATGTTatggtcctcttgagctttgaatatgcatcgattttgggttcaaccactaaaatgatttgaaaaaacgaatggacggcatggataaaccacatgcattcaaggtgacCCCAACAATGCTTACCGTGTACAATAAAAAAATGTTTGCTGGTTTACCGCACATAGCTGCGGCTAGCTGGCACgcagattgtgtcctacccccaccGTCTCTAACCGCGAATGGACgattctgtgggcgggcccaccatgatgtatctgtacatccaatcTGTCTATCCTTATTCTAAGATCATTTCAAGGAATaaccacaaaaatgaggcagatccaacgctcaagtggactacaccaaataataagcttggttcacagagcattaaatgcaagttgcattaaatgcaaaagtcatatatggtgtgacccatttgagcgttggatctacctaatttctatggtcattccttaaaataatatgagaaaagagatagacggcttggatgtacagataaatcacagtgggcccgccacAGAACTGCTCGtacggggctagagacgggcgaggGTAGGATGCAGTCCGTCCGgctagctgtaggtacgtgtcgtgccaagacgactCGTCTTCAGTGCAGACACTCCTCGAGCTgcgagttgtacaaacagttcaaaggagatcaaggttacatggccctacagtgatgtatttattatatctacaccgttgataTATATTTagacatcattttagagcattatctaaaaaaatggatcatatctagagatcatctggaccacaccacaaataacaacagagaatgattttcagtgTAGTCCCACTGCTTTTTccaacgtggtccacttgatagtaagatctatcttattttttgtctcaagccttaaaacgagctcgccaaatagatggacggtttggatataacacatatcccatgatcagaCCTACATAACTTGATAACATCAAAAGTCGTCGTTTCGTGCGCAACCTGTTACAACAGCTTCCGTGCATAGCACGTTCGCATCTGCAgcgcctcaagctccgagttgtacgaacggctcaaatgatatcaactttagatgggccccacaatgatgtatttattatatctataccgtttatccatttttcatgatcattttagatcatttggaaaaaaaaataaatcaaatctaaagctcaaatggaccacaccgaagatagcaatgagataatgattttcaccatttttaaCGATCCGAATCACACCCAACCCAATCTGACTCGGTTTCcatgaccgagtcggactcagttcgggtcaggccaaccgtgaGTCGGGTCGGTTTGAGTCCTATGTTCCGGACCTGGTCCCGGATCGAATTGGATTCGGGTCCATCCAGctagatttcggaccgaatcgagttagccccaatccgatccgactcggtccgatgcccacctctacccttAACTGATACTGAACTAAATAAAGTGAAGAACCTACTATTGTTAACTTACTTAAAATTAGATTGGATAAATGATCATAGCCTTTGCTTGTGGGCAGATGTTTGTTGAGATACGACAATTGGAGGGTTTAAATTTTTAACagcccaataaatgtccaccaatctgatagctggataatcaaataagcataattttggTTCATGACGCATCTGAAATAGGACTCATAAATTGTAAGTTTAATTTAAATTGCTTGTGTGCCACGAATGCCAGATTATAagtttttcccttcttcttcttcttcttcttttttggtagTTCTCATGTGGATTTTATTGTAATCTATCTACAGAGGTTTCGTCTTTTGTCCATGCCTGCGAGGGAGATGCGGTCACAAAGCTCACTAATGAGAAAATACCTTACTTTAATGCTCCTATCTATCTGCAGAACAAGACCCAGATTGGGAAGGTCGATGAAATATTCGGCCCCATCAATGAATCAGTGCGTCCATAACCTTTTATTGTCATAGAATTTTCCCACATTGATGGATCCTTTTTGGGTGATTTTTGACATTCCGTTCCTCTGATATTTCATTCTTTATTTCAGTTTTTTTCGATTAAGATGATGGAAGGCATTATAGCAACCTCCTACTCAGAGGGTGACAAGTTTTACATTGACCCTGCAAAGTTGTTGCCGTTGGCAAGATTTCTTCCACAGCCAAAGTATGTTTAATTCTTATTACAAGTTATTGTGCATCAAACATTTTTTTAGGTTCATTAGTGTTTCTTTATAGATTCATTATTCTAGAGGTGGATATCTCTTGATCAAGATTGATTATATTCCTTCATGAGATGATTCATCCTTTGGCTACTGGTCTACATTAAACGAAAAATAGtctgatgatcgaagagttgaATCTTTCAAGATGGGAGGTTCTTGGGACATCCCCAGTTCATGGTGAAGCCCCTTGGATTGACGGTTTGAACTTGGTTtactaaaccatgggccctacATGTACCAAGTTCTACACATCAATGAATTTTATGTTTATTAATGAACAAGGTCTCCTAATCAtggttttgaaaattggttaCAATATGGTCATAATGTAACCATATTGCCTTCCCTATTACACGAAATGGTGGTGAATGGAACCATTTAAAAAACATGGCTCATAGTGGCCTATATTGGCTGCCGATACACCCTATATCAGCACTGATGAGGGGCTGATATGGCTGTTATAATCAAATACAACCATGAGGGGacccatttcaaaattttctttttgtgaaACTTTgctctaggttttttttttttccccaaggtattccgtaatggtaacagtggttgtaacggccattatcgtctttttttaattaaaaaaatccataaaataaaataaaattgcatctGCCCCATAACGGACCATTACGGGGCCGTTAAGGCCTTTACGAGAGGCGTAATGGCGATTATGAGTCATATTTCCACAAGGGCTGTTACGGCTGACcctgtaacatgtaacggttgccaccgttactttTATGGCCTTGTAACAGCCGTTACTGCACACCATggttttttcttcatttcaaccatgaaggaagCTTAAAAATGCATTTTATACTAGACCTATgttattttcttcttctccttcgtcTTTAATTCTATTCAGCCTTAGACCTAGGCTTGCTTTGGggatcaaaacacaagattttaGTGATATTCAAATATTTGAAGCAGAATGAACCATTTTGAGAAAAAATGGAAGGGGAAactatcatttaaaaaaaaaaattcccttctcttttcctctttcattttctttttcattgtATTTCATCGGGGGACTATTTAGTTGAGTTTTAGCAGGTCAAGTGGAAAAACAGTGTTCTTAgcaaagaatggtctgatacacaATTGAATACATGTTAAAAACAAACATTAAAGGAATTTATACGTTCTGgtgttttacttttttttttcctattttcttgatatatttttttgacaaaatcTTTTACGAAAAGAAAAATTATGGGCCCATAACGTCCAATACAAATCTTTTACATTATTCAAACGCTTGCTTGTAATTCTTTCCTCAATTTCTTTCTAGATCTTACTAAGCCATAATGTCCTTTTCACATGGAAGATGAAAAGAAATCCTATTTTAAAATATGCTTAATGGCTTGAATGCTTTTGGTCCATTGGAGGGTTACCTACATTAATATTCATATGTTATAGAAATTAAGATATGCCCTTAAGTCATAGAAAGCTAACATGAATGCTTCAAGACATCTTGTTtcgaggttttttttttgttttttttattttttttaattttaaaagaaTGCTTCAAGACATCAACTGTTTCATGAAGAGGGGGTTATCCAGTTGTCTTCGATATGAAGAAGTGCAACAGTTTAAACACCCCTCTAGGTTCTAAGAAAATGATAGCCTGATAGACCGATGACCCTGTTCTCATGGAGGAATTGTTAATTTCATAGCTACATTATTGAGAAATGGATGCCGAAACTATGTTAGacatggatgtgaaaagtgtcaTTTTGATAGTTTAATAGTATTTAACCACAAGCATGAAAAACATGAATGAGGAAATGCTGGTATTTGTGACAGGAAACAAGATTCTCGATAACTATGGTTAATTTAATGTTATGTTCCTGTTATATTTCTGTTATATTCCATCCTATTAAATTATAACATTTCAAGATCCTAATTACAACTTTCCCATTATTAATTCTATCATTACAAGATCCCCTTAAAGTCTCAATCTCTAATGGTGCTGACTGCTGAGACACATCATATTTCTGTTATAATACATATGCCAAATCCAATCTCTATTGGACTTCTCATACTGCACAGGGGTGAAACTGTACCATATATGGACTAGAAAGAAGACATCCAATTCCCATTTGCCTAAACCAGATCTTATTAAATCACACTAGATATGACGGTCTTCTGATATTAAAATCTGGAACTTAAAAATACAGTGCTCATCCACTGAAAGCTCTCTTATCCTAACCATTGTGTTTAGATAATTTGCAAAAATAGTTCTCTGAATTATcaacattttttaatttttaatttttcattttctcttattattattattatttttgttgttgtcGTCGTTGCATTTAGATGCCTAGATTTACGTATTTATGCTTAGATCTATGTAATAAGTCATTTGTTTAGCATTTGCACGACTCTTTATGATGCCTTTTTGGGTATGtttgt
Coding sequences:
- the LOC131249294 gene encoding putative H/ACA ribonucleoprotein complex subunit 1-like protein 1; this encodes MRPPRGRGGGFRGRDGGRFGGRGGGGRFGGRGGGFRDEGPPAEVIEVSSFVHACEGDAVTKLTNEKIPYFNAPIYLQNKTQIGKVDEIFGPINESFFSIKMMEGIIATSYSEGDKFYIDPAKLLPLARFLPQPKGQGQAGARGGSRGGGRGGRGGGRGGGFRGRSGPRGGRGGPPRGGGRGGGGFRGRGRF